The window TCCTACGCCCATCCCTGCGGTAAACAGCATCGCAAACCATGAACCTTTACTATAGTCTGGCTGACTATGATCTGGGCCTAGTTTAATATTGCCACTCGCGGAGCAAGCGATATAAACCAAAAGAACAAGGAAAATCGCCACACATAAAATATAGAACCAACTAAAAGAATCGGTAATCCATTGCTTTGCTTGGGCAGATAAACTCTCAAAAATACCAGGGGTAAAAATAGCAAACGATAGAAATAAAGAGATAATCAATACCGTGCTAAAGAAAACATTTCGGTTGACGTTGGACAACCAAGATGATGTTTTGGAATGCATATTTTCTCCATACTATTCTAATAGCTGTTGCGTTGCTTAGGCACACTAGAAGACGGAAAGTGAATAATAAAAAACGTCTAATCTATAAAAAAACTCATCAGAGTTTATAAAGGGAACAATCAAAACTGTGAGTACAGAAATGATAACTTTCCAATAAAAAACCACTATGTCGGTTATTTTTAGGGTAACAAAGAATGTACTGAACACCTAATCATCAACCACTTTGCTCACCAATACACTACACATTACTGTGTGTTGATAATCGGAATGTAGTATTTAATCCGTCGCTAAAAAGGCAATAATCATTTTCGCTAATTCTTGTTGAAGCCTTTGTTCTTCAATTAAAAAGGTGTTTTTACTGGCATAACGCATCATGGTAAATAAGGTACTGTTGATGATGACAAAAGATTTATGCTTCAACGTTTCAAAATCCCAATGTGGATAATATCGTCCAAATAAATACATCCCTATTTCTAAAAAATGTTGCTCCAAAACCTGTGCGGCTTCCGAATCACTATACGCATGCCAATTTTTTAAAATCTCAATAAAAAAGCCTTGATCAGATTTTAATGTTTCAAAACCAAAAGCTATGCTTAATGTGA is drawn from Acinetobacter suaedae and contains these coding sequences:
- a CDS encoding TetR/AcrR family transcriptional regulator, which produces MRKRPQQQRAKMIVESILEGAQKCIAEHGVLQVTTPKISEKSGVGVGSIYQYFENKEQIIAELLLRKSENLGQALKQLVVLQEQASIQDIITLSIAFGFETLKSDQGFFIEILKNWHAYSDSEAAQVLEQHFLEIGMYLFGRYYPHWDFETLKHKSFVIINSTLFTMMRYASKNTFLIEEQRLQQELAKMIIAFLATD